One genomic window of Candidatus Melainabacteria bacterium includes the following:
- a CDS encoding YtxH domain-containing protein has product MSKKEGSFLKFVFGMFSGLVSGLIIGLLIAPKAGKEMREDLVNKSRELKEITKDKLSGKASQVATTIQERASKISSRLDELSKRGSEVLIQDEVQ; this is encoded by the coding sequence ATGTCTAAGAAGGAAGGAAGTTTTTTAAAATTTGTTTTTGGAATGTTTTCAGGACTAGTATCAGGATTAATTATAGGACTTTTAATTGCTCCAAAAGCAGGGAAAGAAATGAGGGAGGATTTAGTTAATAAATCAAGGGAGTTAAAAGAAATTACAAAAGATAAGTTATCTGGTAAAGCCTCTCAAGTAGCGACTACTATTCAAGAAAGAGCAAGTAAAATTAGTTCAAGACTTGATGAATTGTCTAAGCGTGGAAGTGAAGTTTTAATTCAAGATGAAGTACAGTAG